CAATTATTCTTAGCTTCACTTTGTTTTACCTCCTGCTTTTGTTTAGTCTGTTGACGCTCTGCTATATTATAACCCAGATAGTCTCACTTTGTTTAGTCACGGGTCATCGGCCGGTTTCCTCCTTCAGTTTACTAGATTATAAGCCCAGCCAAGCCAGAATAGAATAAACGTTAGGCGAAATGTTACAATATTTGTCGGTTTCATATCTGGGGGAGTGTCGGAATTGGCAGACGAGCATGACTTAGGATCATGTGCCGCAAGGCGTAGGGGTTCGAGTCCCCTCTTCCCCACCAATCGTATCAATAGGTAGAACTCTTAATTTATCTTCGTATTTCCCGTTTGGCGCTAACGGCAACGTGTAATTGATCACTATTTCCCGCCCGTTAACTACTATGCTCTCTATGAAGGTCTTTAGAAAGCCTTTCACCCTACTCACCTCAGTATCTTGCAAAATCCACCTTAAATCAGTTACGTAGGACTTCACCATCTCAATATCGACCTGTGTCGCTCCCTCAGCGGATATTTCAGCCTCTATTAATACCCTTGATTTGGAGAGTTCATCCTGCCTGGTTTTTAACTCTCTAATCCTAGGTGCCAGTTCATCCAAGCCAAGCTTTCCGGTCTCCAGAACATCGTAGAGCCGCGCTAACCTGTTCTGAACATCCTTTAGCTGCGAATCAATAGTTTTTAACTTATCTCCTAGCTCGCCTGCTTGAAGTTTCAAAACATCGTTCATGGTTTCAACCATATCTTCAATGCTGGCATCAGACAATATTCTTGTGAGTATTTGATCAACTACCGCCTCTTCAAGCTTGTCCTTGGGCAACATTATTTGGGCGCAAGCATCCTTTCCCTGCCTGTAGCTTCTAGAGCACATATAGTAAAAATATTTGCCTGACTTGGCGCTATGGCCGGTCATCGCACTGCCACAAGCACATCGCAAGACCCCGCTCAAAAGATAGAAGCTCGAGACTTTCCTGGGATGGGTCATTTTGGGGCCGCGTTCCTTCATCTGGCTCTGTATGAAATTGAAGGCCACTTCATCAATTATGGCTGGCCATGCATTCTCTATTCTTACAGGTTTATCACCACGTTTAGCAGCGGCGAAACCATTTTTACCTCCCCATACTAGCGTTCCGCAATAAACCTCGTTGGTGAGGATTTTATATACTGTGGTTCTGCTCCAGCGCTTCATCGTCATTGTCCTGAATCCATCGCTGTTCAATGACTTGGCAATTTCCTTGCAGCCTTTCCCAAATTGAGCCATTTTAA
The sequence above is a segment of the Chloroflexota bacterium genome. Coding sequences within it:
- a CDS encoding recombinase family protein produces the protein MKVVIYARVSSDAQDVDLSLSAQLRSLREYAAKSGHEVVREFVDEAESGRSCDRPAFREMIALAKMKQPPFQAILVWKLNRFARNRMDSVTYKALLRNKGIQVISINEPTGDSPQGQLLEGIIECMDEFYSANMGQDIRRGMRENATRGFYNGSIPPYGFRAVEVNDKGKTRKKLEPEPDDSAPIKVVRSIFKMAQFGKGCKEIAKSLNSDGFRTMTMKRWSRTTVYKILTNEVYCGTLVWGGKNGFAAAKRGDKPVRIENAWPAIIDEVAFNFIQSQMKERGPKMTHPRKVSSFYLLSGVLRCACGSAMTGHSAKSGKYFYYMCSRSYRQGKDACAQIMLPKDKLEEAVVDQILTRILSDASIEDMVETMNDVLKLQAGELGDKLKTIDSQLKDVQNRLARLYDVLETGKLGLDELAPRIRELKTRQDELSKSRVLIEAEISAEGATQVDIEMVKSYVTDLRWILQDTEVSRVKGFLKTFIESIVVNGREIVINYTLPLAPNGKYEDKLRVLPIDTIGGEEGTRTPTPCGT